The Streptomyces sp. NBC_00286 nucleotide sequence GGCGCTCACGACTGCTCAAAGCCGCGGGCATCGCGCTCGGTTGCGTGCTCGTCGCCTCGCTCGCCGGAGCGGCCTGGGCGTACTGGCACCTGAACCGCAACATCGACAGCGTCGACATCAACAGCGCGCTCGGCGACGACCGCCCCGCGCGCGCCATGGTCACGCCGGACGGCGCCGCCTCCCCCCTGCCGAGCGGCGCGCTGAACATCCTGGTCCTCGGCTCGGACTCACGCAGCGGCGAACGCAACGCCACGCTCGGCGGGGGCGGGGAAGGCGACGGCGCCCGTTCCGACACGGCGATGGTCGTCCACATCGACGAGGGCCGCACGGGCGCGACGATCGTGAGCATCCCGCGCGACACGCTCGTCACGCGCCCCGCCTGCCCGCGGGAGTCGGGCGGTTCGACCTCGGTGGCGTACAACGCGATGTTCAACAGCGCCTACTCCGTGGGCGGTCCGGTCTGCGCGGTCAAGACGGTGGAGTCCATGACGAACGTCCGCATGGACCACTACATAGAGATCGACTTCGCCGGTTTCGCGGACCTGGTGGACGCGCTGGGCGGCGTCACGGTGACGACGGACGAGGACATCTCCGACGAGGACAGCCACCTCGAACTGGAGGCGGGCACCCACCACCTCGACGGCGAGCAGGCCCTCGCCCTGGCCCGCACCCGCCACGGCATAGGCGACGGGAGCGACCTCGGCCGCATAGGCCTCCAGCAAACCCTGGTCAAGGCCCTGTTGGACCAGGTCTCCGCCACCGACCTCCTCGCCAACCCGGCCAAGCTCTACAACGTCGCCGACACCTTGACCGGCAGCCTCACCACGGACACGGGCCTCGATTCCCTGACCGAGCTGATGAGCCTGGGCCGCAGCCTCCAGGGCCTCTCCTCGACGGACACCAGAACGGTGACGATGCCGGTACTCCCGGCCCCCTTCGACCGCAACCGCGTGATCGCGGACGAGCCGGAGGCGGGGGCGCTGTGGGAGTCGTTGAGGTGAAGTGCCTCTGGCGGGCGCGCCCCTGAGAGTCTGTGGCATGGAGTTCTTCTGCTACCACCGCGACCGGCCCGGCTCCCTCAAGCTGCGCCATGAACTGCTGGAAGACCACTGGTCCTACATGGACGGCTACGCGACGCAGCTGATCGCCCGAGGCCCGACCTTCGCCGCCGACGGTGAAACACCCACCGGAAGCGTGCACATCGTCGACCTGCCGGACCCCGCCGCCGCCCGCGCCTTCGCCTTCGACGAGCCCAACTACCAGGCGGGCGCGTACCGGGACGTACTGCTGCGCCGGTGGCGCAACCTGCTGGGCCGCAGCATGTGGGACTTCCCCGGCGGCCGGGAGGGCGGCAACCGCTACCTGGTGCTCGGCCTCGGCTCGGGCGAGCCCGCCGACCTCGTACTCCCGCCCGACCGGGACGAGTTGATCGCGTACGGGCCTCTGCTGTCCGACGACGACACGACCTGGCTGGGTACGGCGGCGCTGGTCAGGGCCACGGATCCGGACACGGCACGGGCCGTACTGACCGTGGACCGGTACGCCGATATCGAGGTCCATGACTGGGAGTTCGGCGGGCGGCGGTAGCGAGCACTCGGGACTCGAAGCTCAACTCGATCGATGACGCCCCTGAGTTGACCGTCCTCGCCTCTGCGCGGGTGTGAGTTCGGCGATCACATCGGGACTTGAGCTTCGGGAGTCGGGATTCGAGACTCTTTTGCAAGGAATGGGTGGGTTGGTTCAACCCACCCTCCCTCCCTTGCGGCCGTGTGCAGCGGTCCCAAGGGCCGCTCGGGCCAGGGGAGATGACTTTTTGTGATCGGGTCGCGGCGGAGTGTGGCGAGCGTGTAGCGTTCGCGGAAAGTAATGACCCCCGTGGGTGTTGGAGCACCGCGCGGGGGTCTGACCAACGAATCGAATCGAGACTTCGATCCATGGCTGTTGCCCAGCTTAGTGCTGCCCCGCGCCCCTCCGCCCACCCCATGGCCAATCCGGGGTACGGAAAGAAGTCGGCGCCCGACCAAGAGCCCCGTACCGGACGGGACTTCGGTCATCTGCCCGCTCGCGAGGCCTCGATCGCGACGTACCTGGACCGGCTCGACGACGAGGCCGACATCTCTATCAAGACGCTGGCCAAACACCTCCCGTACGGCCAATGCGCCATCGGCACCGCCCTCAACAACCTTTCCGCAGCAGGGCATTTGCGCCGCGTACGCCGTCCGGTCACCGTTGACGACTGCCCGCGCTGGGTGTGGCACACCTTCTTCTCGCGCACCGCCCGCGACGACGCCTGGTGGGACTCCTTCCTCGCCGGCAAAGCACCGGTCACCGAGCCCGCACCGGCAGCCAGGTCAGCCGCGTACGACGCACTCGCCCAGCTCGGCCGAATCGACGCCCGGCTGACGCTCTCGGCCGCCGAGTGCGGGGCGCTGGAGGAGCAGGCGGCCGAGTGGTTCGCGCGGGGCGCGGGGGAGGCGCAGCTCGTGCAGGCGGTGTCCGCCGGGCTCCCCGACCGCGTCGGGCACGCCTACGGCTTCGTACGGGCCCGGCTCATCGCCAAACTTCCGCCCGAACAGCATCAGCCCAAGCAGCCTCGCTACGAGATGGTCTGCACGGCGTGCGGCGAGCCGGGGTCGTCGGGCGAGCTGCGGGGTGGCCTGTGCGGAGGCTGCTGGGGAGAGCGGCCGGGCCTTGAAGCCGACCAGGTTCACGACCACGCGGAGAGGCTGCGTGCCGCCCTGCGCACAGGGACTCGTACACAGAAAGGATCAGGCGCATGACGATCGTGCAGCACAGCCCACCCGAACTCGGGGCAGGATGGAAGGGAGGAGGCGACGCCATGACCCCCAGCACTGCCGATCACCAGCCCCAGATGCTCGTCGAGGAATTCGAGGAGCTCGCCCGGAACGCACCCGAGCTTGTGCGACTGGAGTTCATCAACGGAAAGGTCGTGGTCAAGCCCGTGCCGGACGGCAACCACAGCGAGATCGTCACTTGGCTCACGAAAGTGTGCATGCAGTATCGTCCGGATCTCATGCTGTACGCGGAGCGGGAACTCAAGATCGAGAAGTACCGCAAGGGGCGAGCCAAAGCGGACGGGGTTCTGGCTCCCGATAGACACTTCGTCGGAACGGGCGAATGGGCCGAGCCGGACGGCGTCCTGATGACCGTCGAGGTCACCTCCCGCGACCGAGACGCGAACCAGCGCGACCGCATCGACAAGCCGCACGGCTACGCGGCGGCGGGAATCCCCGTCTACCTGCTCGTTGACCGGGATGCGAACAGCGTCGTCGTGCACGCGGACCCGGACCCGAAGAAGGGGAAGTACGAGTCGGTCACCAGCCGGGCCTTTGGCGTCGCGATCGACTTGCCGGACCCTGTCGGCTTCACCCTGGAGACCGACGCGCTCAAGGAGTTCGCCTACTGATGAACGCCCTGCCCGAGGGCTGAGCGCCTTGGCCGTACGTGCTCGTAGGTGTCTGATGGTGTGGCGTGAGACCTGAGTCGACAGATCAGCCGACAGACCCCGCGGGCCCGGCCGGCGGCGACGTCGCCGCGGAGACCGCTGAAGGCGCCGCCCAGCGCACCATCGAGACCGTCTTCCGTATCGAGTCCCCCCGCATCATCGCCGGCGTAGCCCGCATCGTGCGGGACGTCGGTATCGCCGAGGAGCTCGCGCAGGACGCCCTGGTCGCCGCCCTGGAGCAGTGGCCGCGCGACGGCGTCCCGGACAACCCCGGGGCCTGGCTCACGGCCACGGCCAAGCACCGGGCGATCGATCTTGTACGGCGGCGGGAGCGGTACGCCCGCAAGCTGGAGGAGATGGGCCGCGTCCTGGAGACCTCCGCGCCGCACGGCCACGTCGACGAGCCGTCCGACCCCGACGACATCGACGACGATCTGCTGCGGCTGGTCTTCACGGCCTGCCACCCCGTGCTCTCCGCCGAGGCCCGCATCGCCCTCACCCTGCGCCTGCTCGGCGGCCTGACCACCCCCGAGATCGCCCGCGCCTACCTCGTTCCCGAGGCGACCATCGCCCAGCGCATCGTCCGCGCCAAGCGGACGCTCGCCACGAAGGGCGTCGCCTTCGAGGTTCCGTACGGGCCGGAGCGCGAGGCCCGGCTCGGGTCCGTACTCGAGGTCATCTACCTGATCTTCAACGAGGGGTACGCGGCCACCGCCGGCGACGACTGGCTGCGCCCGGCGCTCTGCGAGGACGCGTTGCGGCTCGCCCGCGTACTGGCCGAGTTGATGCCGAAGGAACCCGAAGTGCACGGCCTGGCGGCGCTGTTGGAGCTCCAGGCGTCACGCTCGGCCGCGCGTACCGGGCCGTCGGGCGAGCCGGTTCTGCTGGCGGACCAGAACCGGGCCCGCTGGAACCGCATGCTGATCCGCCGAGGTTTCGCCGCCCTCGCCCGCGCCGAGTCGGTCACCACCGGCGGCGGTCCGGGCCCGTACGTCCTCCAGGCCGCCATCGCCGCCTGCCACGCCCACGCCTACACGTACGAGGAGACCGACTGGAGCCGCATCGCCACCCTGTACGGCCTCCTCGCCGCCCGCACCCCGTCCCCCGTCGTCGAACTGAACCGCGCGGTCGCCGTCTCCATGGCCGAAGGCCCCGAACCGGCCCTCACCATCGTCGACGC carries:
- a CDS encoding LCP family protein, with amino-acid sequence MLKAAGIALGCVLVASLAGAAWAYWHLNRNIDSVDINSALGDDRPARAMVTPDGAASPLPSGALNILVLGSDSRSGERNATLGGGGEGDGARSDTAMVVHIDEGRTGATIVSIPRDTLVTRPACPRESGGSTSVAYNAMFNSAYSVGGPVCAVKTVESMTNVRMDHYIEIDFAGFADLVDALGGVTVTTDEDISDEDSHLELEAGTHHLDGEQALALARTRHGIGDGSDLGRIGLQQTLVKALLDQVSATDLLANPAKLYNVADTLTGSLTTDTGLDSLTELMSLGRSLQGLSSTDTRTVTMPVLPAPFDRNRVIADEPEAGALWESLR
- a CDS encoding YciI family protein, producing the protein MEFFCYHRDRPGSLKLRHELLEDHWSYMDGYATQLIARGPTFAADGETPTGSVHIVDLPDPAAARAFAFDEPNYQAGAYRDVLLRRWRNLLGRSMWDFPGGREGGNRYLVLGLGSGEPADLVLPPDRDELIAYGPLLSDDDTTWLGTAALVRATDPDTARAVLTVDRYADIEVHDWEFGGRR
- a CDS encoding Uma2 family endonuclease, translating into MTPSTADHQPQMLVEEFEELARNAPELVRLEFINGKVVVKPVPDGNHSEIVTWLTKVCMQYRPDLMLYAERELKIEKYRKGRAKADGVLAPDRHFVGTGEWAEPDGVLMTVEVTSRDRDANQRDRIDKPHGYAAAGIPVYLLVDRDANSVVVHADPDPKKGKYESVTSRAFGVAIDLPDPVGFTLETDALKEFAY
- a CDS encoding RNA polymerase sigma factor; translation: MRPESTDQPTDPAGPAGGDVAAETAEGAAQRTIETVFRIESPRIIAGVARIVRDVGIAEELAQDALVAALEQWPRDGVPDNPGAWLTATAKHRAIDLVRRRERYARKLEEMGRVLETSAPHGHVDEPSDPDDIDDDLLRLVFTACHPVLSAEARIALTLRLLGGLTTPEIARAYLVPEATIAQRIVRAKRTLATKGVAFEVPYGPEREARLGSVLEVIYLIFNEGYAATAGDDWLRPALCEDALRLARVLAELMPKEPEVHGLAALLELQASRSAARTGPSGEPVLLADQNRARWNRMLIRRGFAALARAESVTTGGGPGPYVLQAAIAACHAHAYTYEETDWSRIATLYGLLAARTPSPVVELNRAVAVSMAEGPEPALTIVDALTAEPALRDYHLLPSVRGDLLARVGRTAEARAEFERAAALTRNERERGLLLARAAECSELDG